A single Candidatus Rokuibacteriota bacterium DNA region contains:
- a CDS encoding amidohydrolase family protein — MSAPAALTLAGGRLVVEHEDGTHTASEPVDVRIRDGRIEAIVPHAPVNLTGPDTLDVRGMLVVAGLVNGHTHSHETFHKGRYENLPLEVWMHYVRPPFPTPPLDAEAVYLRTMVTAIEALRGGATTVVDDVNQFPHLRDDHIEAVFRAYEDLGLRALVSVSLFDRPFFRAVPYIEEELPAALLAELSAAPAPDPKRLVELAADLIKRRHPHRHRVGFIVAPSAPQRCTDQFLVDLLGLARQERMPTIIHVHETRLQAVTGQRFYRKTMIAHLDDLGVLGPLLSLIHGVWLRPDDISRLASAGATVQHNPVSNLRLASGLAPVRALIDGGVNVSLGSDGCGSCTSSGMLHVVGAAAMLHTLRGEMRGWVGAREAWAMGTVNGARALGFEDLGRVVPGQRADLVCYRLDGVGFTPLNDPLRQLVCGERGQSIDTVVIDGRVVMRGGRITTVDEAGLLAAAREVHGKLVPDIARCDGLVDQIRPVYERIYRRCLSQPIPADTYPARF; from the coding sequence CGCCGGTGAACCTCACCGGGCCCGACACCCTCGACGTGCGGGGGATGCTGGTGGTGGCCGGGCTCGTCAACGGCCACACCCACTCCCACGAGACCTTCCACAAGGGGCGCTACGAGAACCTGCCACTCGAGGTCTGGATGCACTACGTCCGGCCTCCCTTCCCCACGCCGCCGCTCGACGCCGAGGCGGTATACCTCCGGACGATGGTGACGGCCATCGAGGCGCTCCGGGGTGGGGCCACGACGGTCGTGGACGACGTCAACCAGTTCCCGCACTTGAGAGACGATCATATCGAGGCGGTGTTCCGCGCCTACGAGGATCTGGGCCTCCGGGCGCTTGTGAGCGTGAGCCTCTTCGACCGGCCATTTTTCCGCGCGGTGCCCTACATCGAGGAGGAGCTGCCCGCGGCGCTGCTGGCCGAGCTCTCGGCGGCGCCCGCGCCCGACCCAAAGCGCCTGGTCGAGCTCGCCGCCGACCTCATCAAGCGCCGCCACCCCCACCGGCACCGGGTCGGCTTCATCGTGGCGCCCTCCGCGCCGCAGCGCTGCACCGACCAGTTCCTGGTGGACCTCCTCGGGCTCGCGCGCCAGGAGCGCATGCCGACCATCATCCACGTCCACGAGACGCGCCTTCAGGCCGTCACGGGCCAGCGCTTCTACAGGAAGACCATGATCGCCCACCTGGACGACCTCGGTGTCCTCGGCCCCCTGCTTTCGCTGATCCACGGCGTATGGCTCAGGCCCGACGACATCTCGCGCCTGGCGAGCGCCGGCGCAACCGTCCAGCACAACCCCGTGAGCAACCTACGTCTGGCCAGCGGGCTCGCTCCTGTCCGGGCCCTCATTGACGGCGGTGTCAACGTGAGCCTGGGCAGCGACGGCTGCGGTTCCTGCACGTCCTCGGGGATGCTCCATGTGGTCGGCGCTGCGGCGATGCTCCACACGCTGCGTGGCGAGATGCGTGGCTGGGTGGGCGCGCGCGAGGCGTGGGCGATGGGGACCGTGAACGGCGCCCGGGCGCTCGGCTTCGAGGACCTCGGGCGCGTCGTCCCCGGCCAGCGCGCCGACCTGGTCTGCTACCGCCTCGACGGCGTGGGCTTCACGCCACTCAACGACCCCCTGCGCCAACTCGTGTGCGGTGAGCGGGGCCAGTCCATCGACACCGTGGTGATCGACGGTCGGGTCGTCATGCGCGGCGGACGGATCACCACAGTGGACGAGGCAGGCCTCCTGGCCGCCGCCCGCGAGGTCCACGGGAAGCTCGTGCCTGACATCGCGCGGTGCGACGGCCTGGTCGACCAGATCCGACCGGTCTACGAGCGGATCTACCGCCGCTGCCTGTCCCAGCCGATCCCCGCGGACACCTACCCGGCGCGGTTCTGA
- a CDS encoding nitroreductase family deazaflavin-dependent oxidoreductase, with protein MAWTYRLSGWRRTVNWLVRGLLAVGFGPPRTYLLTVPGRRSGRMRSTPVTLVEESGQRWLVAPYGEVGWVRNARAAGWVVLSRGRRSERVRVVELGAKDGAPVLWTYLKQVPVTRPFFDVRPTSPLEAFEAEAPRHPVFQITDERSRP; from the coding sequence ATGGCGTGGACCTACCGGCTGAGTGGCTGGCGGCGGACCGTCAACTGGCTGGTTCGGGGTCTGCTCGCCGTCGGCTTCGGGCCCCCGCGGACGTATCTCCTGACCGTGCCAGGCCGGAGGAGTGGCCGCATGCGCTCGACCCCCGTGACGCTGGTCGAGGAGAGCGGCCAGCGCTGGCTCGTGGCGCCCTACGGGGAGGTCGGCTGGGTGCGGAACGCGCGGGCGGCCGGGTGGGTGGTCTTGAGCCGTGGGCGGCGGTCGGAGCGAGTGAGGGTCGTGGAGCTCGGGGCGAAGGACGGCGCCCCAGTGCTGTGGACCTACCTCAAGCAGGTGCCGGTGACACGACCCTTCTTCGACGTCAGACCCACCTCGCCCCTCGAAGCGTTCGAAGCCGAAGCGCCGCGCCATCCGGTGTTTCAGATCACCGACGAGCGTAGCCGACCCTAG